The genomic window CAACAGAAATTGATGTTTAGGGAAGTGAATCTGGTACCCACAGATTGAGCAATATGTTCAATCCTATCCAGGGAATGGATGCTCTGCAGATGATCCATGTCACTCCTGGATGCAGTACTCCAGAtgttaatatatatttataatttataattttatagcATAACTCTGCCCACGTCTCTGTTACATCAGCTGTGCCTTGGTCTAGCTGAGAGCTGAAAATGTCAGAGGTACTAAAATCTCTCAGGGAAGCTGTTTAAGCACTCTGACCTCACATCTAAAGGCCTAAATAGCAGCTACTGAAttgaaaattattgtttttatcCCTTTTTATAGCTTGTCACAGCCTCCAATACCCCATATTTAACAAACCCAATAACTTCTTTTCATGGTTCATGTACCCTGAGTCATATCTTCACATCCTAGCAGGCCTTGGTAAGCACCTCTCTAGTTAATCCACATTTTCCttgaattatatatatatattattccttgaattatatatatatatatatatatatatatatatatatatatatatatatatatatacataaattaTAAAACTATatcaattaaaattatataaataaataatataaattaaaattatgtaaatACCAGGGAACCCAAAACTGGTCCATGGTAGTTGGATCCTCACCAGCCTAACAGAAATGAGGTAAGAACTAACACTACTCCCTTCTCCATGCACTGACATTATTTTAAAGTTGTCTTTTTTATGAGGTTCCCTTACATTCCTGAGCATGCACATGTGGCTTTGGCCAGAAGTTAGAATTCAGCAGCACACCATAAGGTATGTCAAATGTCACTAGATTCTTacatatttgcaaaataaatcaaactATGCCCCAACAGCCAAATAACTTCTGTGATTCCAGCTCTCCTAGATGCTAAAGTCCCATTATTTTCACTGCATGAAAAGAATTGTAATTTTAAATCtaattaatgaaatttaatgTAATAAACGtaatttaaatgtaataaaTGTAGTTTTAGTCATGGTTCTGGCTTAAGGAAGATATCTAATTAATATGAGACCAAGTGGAGGGAGATTTTACAAACAGCTGCAGCATGGAGGGGGGACCACATCAGGTTTTGTACTTTTCATGCTATAgaatcctgcagcagctcccagctctgtttgGGAGGCAGCTGACCTCATCAGGGGACAGATAAATGTTATCTCTGATCCTCCTTTTGCTTTGAACACATTTGtagtgttttaaaaaattaggaaaatgcATAACTTGGCTATTTGTGGGTCTGAACACAACTCCAGTGTGGGTGAAACTACACTTATCCAAAATCACTCACTCCAAAAGCCATTACCAGTTAAGGTCACTGATTTAGATAAGggcattaaaatatttttctagattACCTTTTGGTAAAAGACTGCCATATCCCCTGCCTCGGGGTATGTTTTTGCTTTCCTCTGCCCTATAAAAATCAGCAGACACCAGCTGGTATTCTTTCATTGTTCAgtgtctcaggaaaaaaaaaaaatcttccgAGTTTCTTCTGCTCTGCATGGAATCACAGAGGAAACAATAACATCCCTCCTCTTTCCGTGATTGCTTCCATTGGGAGGTTACCACAATTTCTGAATCAGACCTCATGGGACACCACAGGTAAATAAAGTGTTGATTTCTCTGTGCTGGTATAAATCACAGCACTGACATTTCAGCCCACATTCAGCTGTTCCCTACTGGTCCCATTCTGCAGCACCAGTGGGTTCCCACTACAGAAGGTTGAgaacagttttgtttttaacagcacaggctgagccaCTCTTATTTTTGAAGGATTAATCTGAGTTAGCTGCAAACAACCCAGACCTAAAATTGGAATTTGCTTGTACTTATGCTGTATCTGAGATCTCTGTGTACCATCTCAATAGATTTGTGTAGATGTAAGTGTGCTCAGAGCCAGATACAGAAACCTTTAGTGGGCTCTTTCAGATGTATTTGGagaggttttttattttaaaaatgaatatatCCTTATGGTGCTTCACATTTCTCTTACAGTTCCTGGGATATATATGATATAACTTTAGAAATGTTTAGATGCAGAAACTAAAGCATTGGAAATTGTGAATGTCTGTCTATAAGCTCATAACCTGTCACTTCTTTATACTGGATGGAAAATATATTAGCATCAGTCATCATTTGTCTAAGGTGAGATTTGTAATGTATATTTATCTCCATGAAATGTCAATTTGTAATGTATATTTATCTCCATGAAATGTAAACTTAAAagcatgttttaatttttaaagtgaaaaaaatctgaattgaGCAGATAAATTCCACAAAGTTTTGTAATGTATATTTATCTCCATGAAATGTCAATTTGTAATGTATGTTTATCTCCGTGAAATGTAAACTTAAAagcatgttttaattttttaaagtgaaaaaaatctgaattgaGCAGATAAATTCCACAAAGTTTTGTAACGTATATTTATCTCCATGAAATGTCAACTTGTAATGTATGTTTATCTCCGTGAAATGTAAACTTAAAagcatgttttaattttttaaagtgaaaaaaatctgaattgaGCAGATAAATTCCACAAAGTTTTGTGATGTATATTTATCTCCATGAAATGTCAATTTATAATGTATGTTTATCTCCatgaaatgtaaatttaaaagcatgttttaatttttaaagtgaaaaaaatctgaattgaGCAGATAAATTTCACAAAGTTAATTTctaaaaacccagcaaaaaatGTCTGAACTTTTACAGAGTCTTTAAGTGGTGGTGTAACTTATGGCTATGAATTTAAGCCTGGTAGTTAGGTGTGATTGCATTAATTTCTTGCAGGTGGATAAGGTTCATCTTTCTTCTACAGAATGGGTGGGAGGAATGAAACCAAAGTCATGTATTTCTTTCTCCTGGGTTTTCCCACCACTGGTgaacagcagctgcttctcttcTCTGCTTTACTTCTGGCTTATTTATTAACTGTGTTGGAAAACTTCCTCATCATTCTCATCATCCAAAACAACCACAGCCTGCAAAAACCCATGTATTTCTTCCTAGGGAATCTGTCCTTTTTAGAGATCTGGTATGTCTCTGCCATTGAGCCAAAGATGATCAGAGATGTCCTGTGCCATGACAAAAGGATTTCATTCCAGGGCTGCATGGCACAGCTGCATTTCTTTGTGACTTTTGTTTGCACCGAGTACGTCCTGCTGGCCGTGATGGCCTTCGACCGCTTCGTGgccatctgcaaacccctcaGGTACCCCCTGATCATGAGCCAcaagctctgtgctcagctggtGGCTGCCTGCTGGGTGTGTGGCTTGGCCACCTCTTCCATCAAGCTGGGCTTTATAGCCAGCCTCTCCTTCTGCGACGTGGACAAAATCAATCATTATTTCTGCGACATTTCCCCCCTCCTGAACATCTCCTGCAGCGATTCCTCTTCGGCCGAGCTCGTGGACTTCACCTTGGCCCTGCTGGTCATCATGCTGCCTCTGTGCGCTGTGGTGGCCTCCTACATCTGCATCCTCTTCACTGTGCTGAAGATTCCTTCTTCCCAGGGGAGGCAGAAGGCTTTttccacctgcagctcccacctgaCCGTGGTGGTTTTGTTCTACTCCACCACTCTTTTCACCTACGCCCACCCCAGGCTCATGTACACCTATCGTGCCAACAAGCTGGTGTCACTCCTGTACACGGTGGTTGTGCCGCTTCTGAATCCTCTCATCTACTGCCTTAGAAACAAAGAGGTCAGGGTTGCCATGAGGAGGACTTTTACTTGCAGAAGAGGCACCAAAGAAATCACATGAAGGGGCTTTGCTCATGAAGATCAAGGGCAGCGCTGAGGAGATGAAGTCAGGAGGTCCAAACCTTAATCCATGCAACCACCACCCATATTTATTGAACTAAAccttgatatatatatatatgtatatactgTGGTTTTGACGAGAtgtgtgggtttggggtttttttgcttgttttcctccTAAGAATCAATGCTGTCACCTTTTCTTAAAAGTCTCCAGCTGAATGACTGCTCTGCTTTGTTCTACTCCACCACTCTTTTCACCTTCGCCCACCCCAGGCTCATGTACACCCATCGTGCCAACAAGCTGGTGTCACTCCTGTACACGGTGGTTGTGCCGCTTCTGAATCCTCTCATCTACTGCCTTAGAAACAAAGAGGTCAGGGTTGCCATGAGGAAGACTTTTACTTGCAGAAGAGGCACCAAAGAAATCACATGAAGGGGCTTTGCTCATGAAGATCAACGGCAGCGCTGAGGAGACGAAGTCAGGAGGTCCAAACCTCAATCCATGCAACCACCACTCATATTTATTGAACTAAACCTTggtatatttatgtatatactATGGTTTTGACTCGAGATGcgtgggtttggggttttttttgcttgttttcctccTAAGAATCAATGCTGTCACCTTTTCTTAA from Ammospiza nelsoni isolate bAmmNel1 chromosome 26, bAmmNel1.pri, whole genome shotgun sequence includes these protein-coding regions:
- the LOC132084036 gene encoding olfactory receptor 6Y1-like, whose amino-acid sequence is MGGRNETKVMYFFLLGFPTTGEQQLLLFSALLLAYLLTVLENFLIILIIQNNHSLQKPMYFFLGNLSFLEIWYVSAIEPKMIRDVLCHDKRISFQGCMAQLHFFVTFVCTEYVLLAVMAFDRFVAICKPLRYPLIMSHKLCAQLVAACWVCGLATSSIKLGFIASLSFCDVDKINHYFCDISPLLNISCSDSSSAELVDFTLALLVIMLPLCAVVASYICILFTVLKIPSSQGRQKAFSTCSSHLTVVVLFYSTTLFTYAHPRLMYTYRANKLVSLLYTVVVPLLNPLIYCLRNKEVRVAMRRTFTCRRGTKEIT